The Cellulomonas sp. S1-8 genomic sequence TAGTGCTCGCCGGGGCGACGCGGGCCGGTTCGCACGACGTCCCCCAGGTCAGCGCAACAAGCGCGACATGCGCCGGTCGGCCAGCGGCTTGCCGCCCGTCTGGCACGTGGGGCAGTACTGCAGCGACGAGTCGGCGAACGACACCTCGTGCACGGTGTTGCCGCACGGCACGCCGTCCCAGCCGGGGCACGGTTCGCCGGTGCGCCCGTGGACCCGCATGCCGCGGCGCTTGGCGTCCTTCAGCTCGGCGGCCGGCTTGCCCGTCGCGGTCGTGACCGCCTCGGTCAGCACCGTGCGGATCGCGGTGTGCAGCGTGCGGGTCCGCGCCGCGTCGTACGAGCGCGTCGGCGCGAACGGGCTGGTCCGCGCAACCAGCAGGATCTCGTCGGAGTACGCGTTACCGATGCCCGCGATCGTCCCCTGGTCGCGCAGCAGGCCCTTGACCTGCTGGTTGCGCGCGGCGAGCAGCTCACCGAGGCGCTCGGGCGTGAACTCGTCGGACAACGGCTCGACGCCGAGCGAGGCGATCGGCGGCACGTCGGCCGGGTCGGCGACGACGTGCACCGCGAGACGCTTGCGCGTCCCCGCCTCCGTCAGGTCGAAGCCCGTGCCGTCGTCGAACCCGACGCGCAGCGCGATCGGTGACTTGCCGGGCCGTGCGGGGCGCTCGGGAAGCACGTCGTACCACCGCACCCAGCCGGCACGCGAGAGGTGCCAGACCAGGTGGAGCGTCCCGTCGGCGGGGGAGTCCACGACGGCGTCCACCCACTTGCCGTGCCGCGCCACGTCGGTCACCACGCCGTCGCGCAGCGCCGTCGGGGCCGGCCGGAACGTCTTGAGCGCGCTGATCGCGGCGACCTCGACGCGGGTCACGGCACGTCCGACCGTCCGCCCGCGCAGGTACTGCGCGAGCGCCTCGACCTCGGGCAGCTCCGGCACGGGCACATCCTCGCACCGCGCACCCACGGCGCGCCCGTGGCTCGTGACCTCCCGCGGCGCGCACTAGGCTCGCCCCCATGCTCCTGCGCATGTCCACGCTGTTCGTCCGCACCCTGCGCGAGGACCCCGCCGACGCCGAGGTCGCCAGCCACCGGCTCCTCGTGCGCGCGGGGTACATCCGCCGCGCCGCCCCGGGGATCTACACCTGGCTGCCGCTGGGCCTGCGGGTCCTGGCGAAGGTCGAGCGGGTCGTCCGCGAGGAGATGGCGTCGATCGGCGCGCAGGAGGTGCACTTCCCGGCGCTGCTGCCCAAGGAGCCGTACGAGGCGTCGGGACGCTGGACCGAGTACGGGCCCAACATCTTCCGGCTCCAGGACCGCAAGGGCGGCGACTACCTCCTCGCGCCCACGCACGAGGAGATGTTCACGCTTCTGGTCAAGGACCTGTACTCGTCGTACAAGGACCTCCCCCTCGCGCTCTACCAGATCCAGACGAAGTACCGGGACGAGGCACGGCCGCGCGCCGGACTCATCCGCGGTCGCGAGTTCGTCATGAAGGACGCCTACTCGTTCGACGTCGACGACGAGGGGCTCGCGGCCTCCTACGAGGCGCAGCGCGGCGCGTACCGACGGATCTTCGAGCGCCTCGGTCTCGAGTACGTCATCGTCGCCGCCACGTCGGGTGCCATGGGCGGGTCGCGGTCCGAGGAGTTCCTCACGCCGACGGCGATCGGCGAGGACACGTTCGTCCGGTCGGCCGGCGGGTACGCCGCCAACGTCGAGGCCGTGACGACCGTGGTGCCCGAGCCGCTGGACTGGACCGACGCGCCCGCCGCCCACGTCGAGGACACCCCGGA encodes the following:
- a CDS encoding Fpg/Nei family DNA glycosylase codes for the protein MPELPEVEALAQYLRGRTVGRAVTRVEVAAISALKTFRPAPTALRDGVVTDVARHGKWVDAVVDSPADGTLHLVWHLSRAGWVRWYDVLPERPARPGKSPIALRVGFDDGTGFDLTEAGTRKRLAVHVVADPADVPPIASLGVEPLSDEFTPERLGELLAARNQQVKGLLRDQGTIAGIGNAYSDEILLVARTSPFAPTRSYDAARTRTLHTAIRTVLTEAVTTATGKPAAELKDAKRRGMRVHGRTGEPCPGWDGVPCGNTVHEVSFADSSLQYCPTCQTGGKPLADRRMSRLLR